The Cellulomonas sp. S1-8 genomic sequence GCCCTGCAGCTCGTGCGCCGCAGCCGCGCCGCGCTCGACGGGGTCACCCTCGACCGCCGCGCGGACGTCGCCGCGACGGTCGTGCTGCCCGCCGCGACGGATCCCGGCGAGGGCGACCCGTCCGAGACGGACGACGGGTTCGACGCGGACGACAACTTCACGACCCGTGTCCCGGTCGGGGACCACGCGCGCGGCGGCACGGTCGCGCTGCCCATCGGCCTGGGCGTCGTCGCGGTCCCCGAGACCGCGGACGTCGCACCCGTGCGACGCCGGTGGCCGCTGGTGGCTGCCGTCGTCGCCGTCCTCGCCGTGCTGGGGCTCGGCGCGTGGTGGTACCTCGAGGTCGGCCCCGGCGCGTACACGCAGGTCCCGGCGGTCGTCGAGGAGACGGAGGCCGACGCGGTCGCCGCGCTCGAGTCCGCTGGCCTGCGGCACACCCGCGCCGCCGCGTTCGACGACGACGTGCCTGCGGGGTCGGTCGTGGCGACCGACCCCGGTCCGGGCGCCGACGTCCGCAAGGACGGGACCGTCACCGTGACGGTGTCGCAGGGTCCCGACCTGGTCGCAGTGCCCGACGGCATCGTCGGCGCCATGCAGGCGCAGGCCGAGCTGGCGCTCGTCGACGCCGACCTTCAGGTCGCCTACGGCGCAGAGGCCTACCACGACGAGGCGCCCGCCGGGCAGGTGCTGAGCGCCACGCTCCCGGACGGCTCTGCGGCCGAGCCCGGCGCCGACGTGCGACGTGGCGGCACGGTCACGCTGGTCCTCTCGCGCGGCCCGGCCCCCGTCACGGTCACCTCCGTCGTCGGCATCACCGTCGAGGACGCCCAGGAGCAGCTCACGCCCGACGCCCTGACCGTCGAGGCCACCGAGGCCTTCCACGACACCGTCCCCGCCGGCCGGATCATCGACCAGACGCCCGCGGCGCGCGAGACCGCGTACCGCGGCGGCGTCGTCGCGGTCACGGTGTCGAAGGGGCCGGAGATGGTCGAGATGCCCGACCTGACGGGCAAGCAGTTCGACAAGGCGAAGGCCGACCTGGAGGCGCTCGGTCTCACGGCCAAGCGCGAGAACGTGCTGGGCGGCATCTTTGGGACCGTGCGGATCCAGAGCGTCCCCGCCGGGCAGATGGTCCGCAAGGGCACCGAGGTCGTGCTGCAGGTCGTCTGACGAGCGGCCTCACCGCCGGACGACGAAGGCCCCGGCGCGACCGCAGGACGGTCGCACCGGGGCCTCGTCGGCACCTCAGGCGCGGCGCAGCAGCTCCACGACCTGGAACGCCATCTCGAGCGACTGCTGGTGGTTCAGGCGCGGGTCCACGAGCGTCTCGTACCGCCGTGCCAGGCCCGCGTCGTCGATCTCCTCGGTCCCGCCGAGCACCTCGGTGACGTCGTCACCCGTGAGCTCGACGTGCAGACCGCCGGGCACGGTCCCCAGGGCGCGGTGCACCTCGAAGAACCCGGCGACCTCGTCCATGACGTCGCTGAACCGGCGCGTCTTGTAGCCGTTGGCGGACGTGATGCCGTTGCCGTGCATCGGGTCGCACACCCATGTCACGGGGCGGCCGTCGGCCGTCACCTTCTCGACGAGGGCGGGCAACAGGTCACGCACCTTGCCGGCGCCCATGCGCGTGACGAACGTCAGGCGGCCGGGCTCCCCCGTCGGGTTGAGCTTGTCGATGAGGGCGATGGCGTCGTCCCCGACCGTCGTGGGCCCGAGCTTGACGCCGATGGGGTTGTGCACGCGCGAGAAGAAGTCGACGTGCGCGGCGTCGAGCTGGCGCGTGCGCTCCCCGATCCACACGAAGTGGGCCGAGCAGTCGTACGGCAGGCCCGTGCGCGAGTCGACGCGCGTCAGGGGACGCTCGTAGTCGAGCAGGAGGCCCTCGTGCGCCGAGTAGAAGTCGACCGAGCGCAGCGCGTCGAAGTCCGCACCGCACGCCGCCATGAAGCGGATGGCGCGGTCGATCTCCGCCGCGAGGTCCTCGTAGCGCGCGTACGCGGGGTTGGCCGTGAAGCCCCGGTTCCACTCGTGCACGCGCAGCAGCGACGCGAAGCCGCCGGTCGTGAACGCGCGGACGAGGTTCAGCGTCGACGCGGACGTGTGGTACGCCTCGAGCAGGCGCGCCGGGTCCGGCGTGCGGGCCTCGACGGTGAAGTCGAACCCGTTGATGATGTCGCCGCGGAACGCGGGCAGCGTGACACCGTCGCGCGTCTCGACGTCCGACGAACGGGGCTTGGCGTACTGGCCCGCCATCCGCCCCATCTTCACCACGGGCATGCTCGCGCCGTACGTCAGCACGACCGCCATCTGCAGGATCGTCTTGATCTTGTTGCGGATGTTGTCGGCGGTCGCCTCGGCGAACGTCTCGGCGCAGTCCCCGCCCTGCAGGACGAAGGCCTCGCCGCGCTGTGCCGCTGCGAGCTGCGCGCGCAGGGCGTCGGCCTCACCGGCGAACACCAGCGGCGGCAGGCTCGCCAGCCGGTCGCGGACGCGGCGGACCGCGCCCGCGTCCGGCCACTGCGGCTGCTGCGTGACGGGCAGCGCCTCCCAGGCGTCGAGGCCCGCGACGACCCGCGGGTCCGGCTCGACGGTCATGAGTGGCTCGCCCGGACGAAGGGCTGACCGATGTCCTCGAGCAGACGGCCGAACCAGGGCTGGGACACGTCGAACGCCTTGCCGCCGGCGATCCGCGGGAACTCGATCGCGCGCAGGCGGTCCTCGTTCTCCTCGTCGTGGCCGATGACGCCGGACTCCCCGCGCAGGGCGCACTCGACGGCCAGGTCGGTCATCGACTTGATGAGACGCAGGTCCTCGGCGTTCGCGGCCGCGGCTCGCGAGTAGTAGCCGGACTTCTGCACCATGACCTTCTCGGCACCGAGCTTCGCGGCGAACTGCTCGGCGAACCACTGGCCCGGGTTGATCGTGTCGAGCTTGACGTGGCCGAACGGGTCACGCTGCACCGTCTGGCCCGACGCCTCGACCTGCTCGACGATCTCGTGCATGCCGGCACCCTCGGACAGGAAGATGTTGACGTTGCCGATCTCGTCCATGACGCCCTTGAGGCGCGTCGCCTCGGCGTCGATGTCGAGCGCGAGCTCGGGCAGGAAGACCGCGTGGATGTCCCAGCGCTCGCGCGTCAGGCCGATGCCCGGGACCCACTCCTGCGTGTCGAGCCACTTGCGGTACTCGGCGGCAGCGGCGGCGGTGAGCCAGCCGCAGTGGCGGCCCATGACCTCGTGGACGATGAGCATCCGCGGGCCCGAGCGGTGCTCGCCGATGATGTTCGCGGCGAAGCCGGCGGCCTCCTCGGCAGCGGTCCACGCGCCCAGGGACTGCTTGATCGGCACCACGTCGTTGTCGATCGTCTTGGGCAGGCCCACGACCGTCAGCTCGTAGCCGTTCTCGTGCAGGTACGCGGCGAGGTCCGCGGCGGTCGTGTTGGTGTCGTCACCACCGATGGTGTGCAGGACGTCCACGCCGTCGGCCTTGAGCCTGTCGGCTGCGACCTGCAGCGGGTCCTGGCCCTCGGCGACCAGGCCGCGCTTGACGCAGTCCTTGGCGTTGGTGAGCTTGACGCGCGAGTTGCCGATGGGCGAGCCACCGAAGCGGTGCAGCACGCCGGCCTGCGCGCGGACCTCGGGGGTGATGGTCACGCTGTCGCCGCGCAGCAGGCCGTGGTAGCCGTGCTGGTAGGCGATGATCTCGACCTCGGGGGCGATCTCCGTGTAGCGCTCGATGAGGCCTCCGACGGCGGAGGACAGGCAGGGAGCGAAACCGCCGGCGGTCAGGAGGGCGACGCGACGGACCGACATGGGGCACACCTCTCGTTGGCAGAGCACTGACGGGCACGGGTCCTCGGGACGTACCCGGCCGGCGCCCAGCGTGGGTCCCGCGGGCGGGGCGCGTCCGGGACCGAGGTCCGGGTCGCACCGCCACGCAGGTGACGGCGGGGCACGCGCCCCGACGGGACGCGCACGGGCCCGGAACGCGTCCGGGTCCGCCTCATCCTACTGACGGAGGAGCCTCGTCCTGCGGCGGTACCGGAACCTGGACATCGGGCACCGGACGGCCGCCCGGCGCGGCGGGCATCTGCCCGGCGTCGTCGGCGTCGCGGTGGCCCGTCGCGATCCGCGCCTTCTGCGTGGCCGCGTACACGTCGACGTACTCCTGGCCGGACAGGCTCATGATCGCGTACATGATCTCGTCGGTCACCGAGCGCAGGATGAACCGGTCGTTCTCCATGCCGCGGTAGCGCGAGAAGTCCAGCGGCTCACCGATGACGACGCCGATCCGCATCACCTTGGGGATGCGCTTCCCGAGCGGCTGCGCGACGTCGGTGCCGACCATCGCGACCGGGACCACGGGGGCACCGGACTCGAGCGCGAGGCGCGCGACGCCCGTCTTGCCGCGGTACAGGCGACCGTCGGGGCTGCGCGTGCCCTCGGGGTAGATGCCGAACAGGTCGCCCTCGGACAGACGTCGCAGGCCCGTGCGCAGCGCGGCCTCGCTGGCCTTGCCGCCGCCGCGGTCCACGGGGATCGTCCCGACGCCGCGCATGAACCCGGCGGTCAGCCGCCCCTTGAGCCCGCCGCCGGTGAAGTACTCCTGCTTGCCGATGAAGACGATCTCGCGGTCGAGCACGAGCGGCAGGAAGAACGAGTCGATGACGGCCAGGTGGTTGCTCGCGAGGATCGCGGCACCCTCGGACGGCACGTTCTCGCCGCCGCGCACCCACGGCCGGTAGACCAGGCGCAGCGGAGGGCCCACGACCACCCGCTTCATCAACCAGTAGAACAACGTGTCTCCTCGCTCGACGTCCGCCGTACCGCCGTGGTCCCGCCGGGCACCGGTAGCCCTGCGGACCTGCCACCGACCGCGACGGGCCGGTACGTCGGGTCCGACTCTAGAGTGCTCCCATGGACGCACGTCCCGACGACGACACCGGTGCCGACGACACCACCGGTCCGCCGCGCACGCCGGAGCCCTCCGCTCGGCCGTCCGGTGGACCCGACGACGACGGTGCGACGCCCGCGCCGGACGTCGCACCCCCGACGCTCCCGGCGTCCGACGACGACGCGTGGGCAGCGATCGTCGCCCAGCTCTCGGACGTCGGGACGACCCTCGAGCTCCCTGCGGGACCCGGGGCCGACGGCGGGGCCGACACCGAGCCCCGCACGGGCCGCGTGCTGCGCCGCGCCCCGCGCGACGCCGACGCGCCCCCGACCGACCACGGGGTCCCCGCCGCCCTGCCCGAGCCGACGGGACGCGACTGGGACGGCACGTCGCAGTACGGCGACGCGGAGGACGCGGTCGACGACCTCGAGCACTTCGTGCCGCAGGACCCCGGACCCGTGCTGGGCGGCGAACCGCTGCTCACGCTCGCGTGGGGTGCCGCGGCGGCCATGCCGCTGCTCCTGCTCGTGATCGTCGTCGCGTGGCAGGACGCTCCCGCGCTGCTCGTGCGGGCCGCTGCGGTGGTGTTCGTCGTCGCCGTGGCGATCCTGGTCTGGCGGATGCCGCAGCGCCGCGACCCGTCGGACGACGACGGCGCCGTCGTCTGACGCCGGACTCCCCGCCTCAGACCCGGGCGAGGTCGGCTGCGCCGACCATGCCCGCGTCGTTGCCCATGTCGGCCACGACGATCGCTGCCTCCGGCCGGTGCCCCCGGCCCGAGAGCTGCTCGCCGTACGCCTTGCGCGCGGGCACGAGCAGCAGGTCGCCGGCGGCGCTGACGCCGCCGCCGATCACGAAGATCTCGGGGTCGAGCAACGCGGCCACGCTCGCCGCGCCCTCGCCGACCCAGCGACCGACCTCGGAGAGCAGCTCGACCGCGAGGCCGTCGCCCTCCTGCGCGGCGCGCGTCACCAGGGGTCCGGTGATGGCGTCCGCGCGGCCGCCCGCGAGCGCGAGGAGCCCGGCCGCGCGGTCCGGCTGCGTGATCGCCGCTGCCTGGGCGTCGCGCACCAGCGCCGAGCCGGACACGTACTGCTCCCAGCAGCCCTCGTGGCCGCACCCGCAGTAGTGCCCGCCGGGCACGACGCGCATGTGACCGATCTCGGCGGCGGCGCCCCACGCGCCGCGCGCCAGGCGCCCTCCCGTGACGATCGCCCCACCGAGGCCCGTGCCGAGCGTCAGCATCACCATGTCCTGGACGTCGCGCCCCACGCCGTACCGGAACTCGGCCCAGCCCGCGGCGTTCGCGTCGTTCTCGACGACGATCCGCACGCGGGGGTCGTCCACGAGCGCCGCGACGTTGTCGCGCAGCGGGTACTCGCGCCACGCGATGTTCGGGGCGAAGAGCACGCGCGCCCGGTCCGAGGCGACGAACCCGGCGGCCGCCAGGCCGACCTGGCGCACCTCGTAGGACGCGCTCAGCTCGCGGTAGACGTCGGCGATGGCGGCGTCGATGCTCGCGACGTCGTCGGGGTCGGTGTCGCGGCGGGTCTGGGCCAGGATCGTGCCGTCGTCGTCGACCACGCCCGCCGCGATCTTCGTCCCGCCGATGTCGACCCCGATGGCGTGCATGTCCGTCCGCTCCTCGCGTCGCCGCCGCGCGTCCGTCGCGCAGCGTCACCACGCTAGCGGCACGGAGGACGGTGCGGGAGCGCGTCCACGCCCGCCCCGCCGTGGGACGCGCCTGCGGGGGTCACCCGGACGCACCGCGGGACGCCACGCCACCTGCGTCGACGCCCCTGTCCAGGCACGACGGTCCCGTATCCTCGACCCACGCGTCGCCCCACTGCCACTGGAGTCAGCATGGACGAGTCCCACAGCCCGTTGCTCGTCGAGGTCGATCCGTCGGACAACCTCAACGACCTGCTCGCGTCCCGCGTGCGCCGCACACCCGACGGGGTGCTCGTCGAGCGCCACGTCGACGACCGCTGGGTGCCGATGACGGCACGCGAGTACGACGCCGCGATCGTCGCGGCCGCCCGTGGCCTCGTCGCCAAGGGTGTCCAGCCCGGCGACCGCGTCGGCATCATGTCGCGCACCCGGTTCGAGTGGTCGCTGCTCGACTGGGCGACCTGGGCGGTCGGCGCGGTACCCGTGCCGCTGTACGAGACCTCCTCGGCCGAGCAGGTCGCCTGGATCCTCACCGACGCCGACGTCAGCCTGCTGGTCGTCGAGACGGCCGAGCACGCCGCGGTCGTCGCCGAGGTGCGGGACCAGGCACCGGCGCTGCGCGAGGTGATGGTGCTCGACGACGGGGCCGTCGACACCCTCGTGGCCGCAGGCGCCGACGTCGACGAGGCAGAGGTGGTGCGGCGTCGGGGGCTCGCCGCGCGCGACGACCTCGCGACGATCATCTACACGTCCGGCACGACGGGACGACCCAAGGGCGTCGAGCTGACGCACGGCAACTTCGCGGTGCTGACCATCAACGCGGTCGAGAAGCTCGGCGTCGTCGTCTCGACGCCGGGCGCCCGCACGATGCTGTTCATGCCGCTGGCGCACGTGTTCGCGCGGTTCGTGCACGTGCTGACGATCCCGGCGGGTGCGGTGCTGGGCCACTGGCCGGACACCAAGACGCTCGTCGAGGGCATCGGGTCGTTCCGTCCGACGTTCATCCTGTCCGTGCCGCGCGTGTTCGAGAAGGTCTACAACGCGGCCGAGCAGAAGGCCGCCGCGGGCGGCAAGGGCGCCATCTTCCAGCGCGCCGCGAAGACGTCGATCGTCTACTCGCGGGCGCTCGACACGCCGCGCGGCCCGAGCCCGTGGCTGCGCGTGCAGCACAAGGTCGCGGACGTCCTCGTGCTCTCGAAGCTGCGCAAGGTGCTCGGCGGCCAGGTCGAGTGGGCGATCTCCGGTGGCGCCCCGCTCGGTGAGCGCCTCGGCCACTTCTACCGCGGTGTGGGCCTGAAGGTCCTCGAGGGCTACGGGCTGACCGAGACGACCGCGCCCGCGACGGTGAACCTGCCCGAGCGCACCAAGATCGGCTCGGTCGGCGCCGCGCTGCCCGGCACGTCGCTGCGCATCGCCGCCGACGGCGAGATCGAGATCAAGGGCCACCAGGTCTTCCGCGGCTACCACGGCAACGCGGAGGCGACCGCGGAGGCGCTCCACGACGGCTGGCTGCGCACGGGCGACCTCGGCGAGATCGACGAGGACGGCTTCCTGCGGATCACGGGCCGCAAGAAGGAGATCATCGTCACCGCCGGCGGCAAGAACGTC encodes the following:
- a CDS encoding lysophospholipid acyltransferase family protein, which encodes MFYWLMKRVVVGPPLRLVYRPWVRGGENVPSEGAAILASNHLAVIDSFFLPLVLDREIVFIGKQEYFTGGGLKGRLTAGFMRGVGTIPVDRGGGKASEAALRTGLRRLSEGDLFGIYPEGTRSPDGRLYRGKTGVARLALESGAPVVPVAMVGTDVAQPLGKRIPKVMRIGVVIGEPLDFSRYRGMENDRFILRSVTDEIMYAIMSLSGQEYVDVYAATQKARIATGHRDADDAGQMPAAPGGRPVPDVQVPVPPQDEAPPSVG
- a CDS encoding class II 3-deoxy-7-phosphoheptulonate synthase, which produces MTVEPDPRVVAGLDAWEALPVTQQPQWPDAGAVRRVRDRLASLPPLVFAGEADALRAQLAAAQRGEAFVLQGGDCAETFAEATADNIRNKIKTILQMAVVLTYGASMPVVKMGRMAGQYAKPRSSDVETRDGVTLPAFRGDIINGFDFTVEARTPDPARLLEAYHTSASTLNLVRAFTTGGFASLLRVHEWNRGFTANPAYARYEDLAAEIDRAIRFMAACGADFDALRSVDFYSAHEGLLLDYERPLTRVDSRTGLPYDCSAHFVWIGERTRQLDAAHVDFFSRVHNPIGVKLGPTTVGDDAIALIDKLNPTGEPGRLTFVTRMGAGKVRDLLPALVEKVTADGRPVTWVCDPMHGNGITSANGYKTRRFSDVMDEVAGFFEVHRALGTVPGGLHVELTGDDVTEVLGGTEEIDDAGLARRYETLVDPRLNHQQSLEMAFQVVELLRRA
- a CDS encoding pyrophosphate--fructose-6-phosphate 1-phosphotransferase, which gives rise to MSVRRVALLTAGGFAPCLSSAVGGLIERYTEIAPEVEIIAYQHGYHGLLRGDSVTITPEVRAQAGVLHRFGGSPIGNSRVKLTNAKDCVKRGLVAEGQDPLQVAADRLKADGVDVLHTIGGDDTNTTAADLAAYLHENGYELTVVGLPKTIDNDVVPIKQSLGAWTAAEEAAGFAANIIGEHRSGPRMLIVHEVMGRHCGWLTAAAAAEYRKWLDTQEWVPGIGLTRERWDIHAVFLPELALDIDAEATRLKGVMDEIGNVNIFLSEGAGMHEIVEQVEASGQTVQRDPFGHVKLDTINPGQWFAEQFAAKLGAEKVMVQKSGYYSRAAAANAEDLRLIKSMTDLAVECALRGESGVIGHDEENEDRLRAIEFPRIAGGKAFDVSQPWFGRLLEDIGQPFVRASHS
- a CDS encoding AMP-dependent synthetase/ligase, translating into MDESHSPLLVEVDPSDNLNDLLASRVRRTPDGVLVERHVDDRWVPMTAREYDAAIVAAARGLVAKGVQPGDRVGIMSRTRFEWSLLDWATWAVGAVPVPLYETSSAEQVAWILTDADVSLLVVETAEHAAVVAEVRDQAPALREVMVLDDGAVDTLVAAGADVDEAEVVRRRGLAARDDLATIIYTSGTTGRPKGVELTHGNFAVLTINAVEKLGVVVSTPGARTMLFMPLAHVFARFVHVLTIPAGAVLGHWPDTKTLVEGIGSFRPTFILSVPRVFEKVYNAAEQKAAAGGKGAIFQRAAKTSIVYSRALDTPRGPSPWLRVQHKVADVLVLSKLRKVLGGQVEWAISGGAPLGERLGHFYRGVGLKVLEGYGLTETTAPATVNLPERTKIGSVGAALPGTSLRIAADGEIEIKGHQVFRGYHGNAEATAEALHDGWLRTGDLGEIDEDGFLRITGRKKEIIVTAGGKNVAPSVLEDRLRGHPLVSQVVVVGDQRPFIGALITLDPDGVPGWLSAHGKPAMSVEEAAKDPDVLASLDKAVERTNKAVSRAESIRRYRILDRDLTIAEGYLTPKLSVRRAEVLKDFAADVEALYADDEH
- a CDS encoding ROK family glucokinase → MHAIGVDIGGTKIAAGVVDDDGTILAQTRRDTDPDDVASIDAAIADVYRELSASYEVRQVGLAAAGFVASDRARVLFAPNIAWREYPLRDNVAALVDDPRVRIVVENDANAAGWAEFRYGVGRDVQDMVMLTLGTGLGGAIVTGGRLARGAWGAAAEIGHMRVVPGGHYCGCGHEGCWEQYVSGSALVRDAQAAAITQPDRAAGLLALAGGRADAITGPLVTRAAQEGDGLAVELLSEVGRWVGEGAASVAALLDPEIFVIGGGVSAAGDLLLVPARKAYGEQLSGRGHRPEAAIVVADMGNDAGMVGAADLARV
- the pknB gene encoding Stk1 family PASTA domain-containing Ser/Thr kinase; this encodes MGTTVTDPLVGRLVDGRYEVVSRIARGGMATVYLAIDRRLDREVALKVMHPHLAEGASGGAFVARFRREARSAARLTHPGLVSVFDQGVDGETSYLTMEYVDGSNLRRQIAEQGALRVGEALRVTECVLDALAAAHRTGLVHRDVKPENVLIASDDRVRVADFGLARAVTEVTATTTGTVLGTVAYLAPELVQHGASDARTDVYATGVMLFEMLTGRQPFTGETPIQVAFQHVNSEVPAPSTRVDWLPSEVDELVGALAAHDPDDRPVDAAAALQLVRRSRAALDGVTLDRRADVAATVVLPAATDPGEGDPSETDDGFDADDNFTTRVPVGDHARGGTVALPIGLGVVAVPETADVAPVRRRWPLVAAVVAVLAVLGLGAWWYLEVGPGAYTQVPAVVEETEADAVAALESAGLRHTRAAAFDDDVPAGSVVATDPGPGADVRKDGTVTVTVSQGPDLVAVPDGIVGAMQAQAELALVDADLQVAYGAEAYHDEAPAGQVLSATLPDGSAAEPGADVRRGGTVTLVLSRGPAPVTVTSVVGITVEDAQEQLTPDALTVEATEAFHDTVPAGRIIDQTPAARETAYRGGVVAVTVSKGPEMVEMPDLTGKQFDKAKADLEALGLTAKRENVLGGIFGTVRIQSVPAGQMVRKGTEVVLQVV